A portion of the Fusobacterium nucleatum genome contains these proteins:
- a CDS encoding site-specific integrase has translation MNILEKYIENLVVKKNLLQTTVDAYKLDINEYFEFLKGKNIDILNTDEKIFNEYFSDIEKNYKKATFSRKYSTIRNFYKFLLKNRYIEKIFEYKLSVDKPDDEVTEKKNNIVFKQKEYQDFINSLSDNFNEMRLMLISKMIVEYRISLVNIFEIQIKDLLKYDFQKIIIVRNNKIITYDIDKEMKEELENYYKKYAFEKRFLFGAYSKSTFISDLKRYNLDFKTLKNCMQEDEKDLIENIRKIYFEIGIGDK, from the coding sequence GTGAACATTTTAGAAAAATATATAGAAAATCTGGTGGTAAAAAAGAATTTATTACAGACAACAGTTGATGCTTATAAACTAGATATAAATGAATATTTTGAATTTTTAAAAGGAAAAAATATAGATATTTTAAATACTGATGAGAAAATATTTAATGAGTATTTTTCTGATATAGAAAAAAATTATAAGAAAGCTACTTTTAGTAGAAAATACAGTACTATAAGAAATTTCTATAAATTTCTTTTAAAAAATAGATATATAGAAAAAATATTTGAATATAAATTATCAGTTGATAAACCTGATGATGAGGTTACTGAGAAAAAGAACAATATTGTATTCAAGCAAAAAGAATATCAAGATTTTATAAATTCTTTATCAGATAATTTTAATGAGATGAGGTTAATGCTTATTTCTAAGATGATAGTTGAATATAGGATAAGTCTTGTGAATATTTTTGAAATTCAGATTAAAGACCTATTAAAGTATGATTTTCAAAAGATTATTATAGTGAGAAATAATAAGATTATTACTTATGATATAGATAAAGAAATGAAAGAAGAATTGGAGAACTATTATAAAAAATATGCTTTTGAAAAAAGGTTTTTATTTGGAGCTTATAGTAAATCAACTTTTATTTCAGATTTAAAAAGATATAATTTAGATTTTAAAACTTTAAAAAATTGTATGCAGGAAGATGAAAAAGACTTAATTGAAAATATTAGAAAAATATATTTTGAGATAGGGATAGGAGATAAATAA
- a CDS encoding 3-oxoacid CoA-transferase subunit A: protein MLSKVVTKEEALSKFCDGQTIMFSDWHGEFAADDLIDGVLEKGVKDIKAIAVSAGMPDLGVGKLIEAKRVKSLITTHIAFNPCAKEQMFAGELDVEFSPQGTFSERIRCGGFGLGGCLTPTGLGTEVEEGKQKFNINGKEYLLELPLRADIALIKATKADTAGNLYFRMTSGAIADSMAFAADTVIVEVEELVELGELGPEEVHVPAPIVDMVYVRTGQKRHTCPLWQRLRAKAEGRDK from the coding sequence ATGTTATCTAAGGTAGTAACTAAGGAAGAAGCACTTTCAAAATTTTGTGATGGTCAAACAATCATGTTTAGTGATTGGCACGGAGAATTTGCAGCTGATGATCTTATTGATGGAGTTTTAGAAAAGGGAGTAAAAGATATTAAAGCTATTGCTGTTTCAGCTGGTATGCCTGATTTAGGAGTTGGAAAACTTATAGAGGCAAAAAGAGTTAAAAGTCTTATCACTACACATATTGCTTTTAATCCTTGTGCTAAAGAGCAGATGTTTGCGGGAGAATTAGATGTAGAGTTTAGTCCTCAAGGAACTTTTTCTGAAAGGATTCGTTGTGGTGGGTTTGGTTTAGGTGGCTGCTTAACTCCTACTGGTTTAGGAACAGAAGTGGAAGAAGGAAAACAAAAATTTAATATCAATGGTAAAGAGTATCTTTTAGAGTTGCCTCTAAGAGCAGATATAGCACTTATAAAAGCAACAAAAGCGGATACAGCAGGAAATCTTTATTTTAGAATGACTTCTGGTGCTATAGCTGATAGTATGGCATTTGCAGCAGATACAGTTATTGTAGAAGTAGAAGAATTAGTTGAATTGGGTGAATTAGGACCTGAGGAAGTTCATGTTCCTGCTCCTATTGTAGATATGGTATATGTTAGAACTGGTCAAAAAAGACATACTTGTCCATTATGGCAGCGTTTAAGAGCAAAAGCTGAAGGGAGGGATAAATAA
- a CDS encoding enoyl-CoA hydratase/isomerase family protein has translation MKLEKLIYTVENGIAVVTMNYMKNLNAIDEQMADELMYVVDTAEKDPNVKVMVLKGAEKAFSAGGDIGYFYQLIQAGGEVNMDGLIGKVGTVADGMKKMSKIVITSVCGAAAGAGVSLALGGDFIICSDNAKFILAFVNLGLVPDTGGTYLLSKAIGVPRTMELAATGRPVSAEEAKELGFVYKVVPVEELNDFTMKFAQKIAAGPLISYKNIKKQIYDANFADYKKWLDETEIPTQRECAATMDFQEGCKAFMEKRKAVFKGE, from the coding sequence ATGAAATTGGAAAAACTTATTTATACTGTTGAAAATGGGATAGCTGTGGTTACAATGAACTATATGAAGAATCTTAATGCTATTGATGAACAGATGGCAGATGAATTAATGTATGTTGTAGATACAGCAGAAAAAGATCCTAATGTAAAAGTGATGGTTTTAAAAGGAGCTGAAAAAGCTTTTTCAGCTGGAGGAGATATAGGGTATTTCTATCAACTAATTCAAGCTGGAGGAGAAGTTAATATGGATGGCTTAATTGGTAAAGTTGGTACTGTTGCTGATGGAATGAAAAAAATGAGTAAAATAGTTATTACTTCAGTTTGTGGTGCAGCAGCAGGTGCAGGAGTCAGTCTTGCACTTGGAGGAGATTTTATAATATGTTCAGATAATGCAAAATTTATCCTAGCTTTTGTAAATCTTGGACTTGTTCCTGATACTGGTGGAACATATTTATTATCTAAAGCTATTGGAGTACCTCGTACTATGGAATTGGCTGCAACTGGTCGTCCAGTGAGTGCAGAAGAAGCAAAAGAATTGGGATTTGTATATAAAGTTGTTCCTGTAGAAGAATTAAATGATTTTACAATGAAATTTGCACAAAAAATAGCAGCAGGACCTTTAATTTCATACAAAAATATAAAGAAGCAAATTTATGATGCAAATTTTGCAGATTATAAAAAATGGCTTGATGAAACAGAAATTCCTACTCAACGTGAATGTGCTGCAACTATGGATTTTCAAGAAGGTTGTAAAGCATTTATGGAAAAAAGAAAAGCTGTATTCAAAGGTGAATAA
- a CDS encoding CoA transferase subunit B: MAELTGRELVASRCAKFFKDGDFVNLGIGLPLMCVNYLPEGIDLWLEAEIGIVGSGPSPKWGEEDIDIIDAGGMPASIIKGGSVCPHTTSFGFIRGGHIDITVLGTLQVDQEGNLANWTIPGKLVPGMGGAMDLCAGVKRIIIATEHCEKSGNSKILKKCTLPLTGAKCVTDIVTERCYFEVTDKGLVLKELAPGYTVEDIKACTEADFILADEIGVMQ, translated from the coding sequence ATGGCTGAATTGACAGGACGTGAACTAGTAGCATCTCGTTGTGCAAAATTTTTTAAAGATGGAGATTTTGTTAACCTTGGAATTGGTCTTCCATTGATGTGTGTTAATTATCTTCCTGAAGGAATAGATCTTTGGCTTGAAGCAGAAATTGGAATTGTTGGTAGTGGTCCAAGCCCTAAATGGGGAGAGGAAGATATTGATATCATTGATGCTGGAGGAATGCCTGCATCTATTATAAAAGGTGGTAGCGTTTGCCCACATACTACAAGTTTTGGATTTATTCGTGGAGGACATATTGATATAACTGTATTAGGAACTCTTCAGGTAGATCAGGAAGGAAACCTTGCTAACTGGACAATTCCTGGAAAATTAGTTCCTGGTATGGGAGGAGCAATGGATCTTTGTGCTGGGGTAAAAAGGATTATTATTGCAACTGAACATTGTGAAAAAAGTGGAAATTCAAAAATTTTAAAAAAATGTACTCTTCCACTCACTGGTGCAAAATGTGTAACAGATATTGTAACAGAAAGATGTTATTTTGAAGTTACTGATAAAGGTTTAGTTTTAAAAGAACTAGCACCAGGGTACACTGTTGAAGATATTAAAGCATGTACTGAAGCTGATTTTATCCTTGCTGATGAAATTGGGGTAATGCAATAA
- a CDS encoding NAD(+)/NADH kinase, which yields MIKLSIIYNEDKEDAIKIYKELLKYLKSKKEFEVLDDKNISQAEYIVVIGGDGTLLRGFKKIKDKKVKIIAINSGTLGYLTEIRKDGYKKIFENILKGKINIEERYFFTVKIGKKKYNALNEVFLTKDNIKRNIVSSEIYVDDKFLGKFKGDGVIIATPTGSTAYSLSAGGPIVTPELKLFLITPIAPHNLNTRPIILSGDVKIVLTLVGPSEFGIVNVDGHTHNKINIEDKVEISYSKESLKIVLPDDRNYYNVLREKLKWGENLC from the coding sequence ATGATAAAATTAAGTATTATTTACAATGAAGACAAAGAAGATGCTATAAAAATTTATAAAGAGCTTTTAAAATACTTAAAATCTAAAAAAGAATTTGAAGTTTTAGATGATAAAAATATATCACAAGCTGAATATATAGTTGTTATAGGCGGAGATGGTACCCTACTTAGGGGATTCAAAAAGATAAAAGATAAGAAAGTTAAAATAATTGCTATTAACTCTGGAACTTTAGGATATTTGACAGAAATTAGAAAAGATGGTTATAAAAAGATATTTGAAAATATTTTAAAAGGTAAAATTAATATTGAAGAAAGATATTTTTTTACTGTTAAAATTGGAAAAAAGAAATACAATGCTTTAAATGAAGTTTTTTTAACAAAAGATAATATAAAAAGGAACATAGTGTCTTCTGAAATTTATGTAGATGATAAATTTTTAGGTAAATTTAAAGGGGATGGAGTGATTATTGCAACTCCAACAGGTTCAACAGCTTATTCACTATCTGCTGGTGGACCTATTGTAACTCCTGAATTAAAGTTGTTTTTAATAACACCAATAGCACCACATAACTTAAATACAAGACCTATAATTTTATCAGGTGATGTAAAAATAGTTTTAACTTTGGTTGGGCCAAGTGAGTTTGGCATTGTAAATGTAGATGGACATACTCATAATAAAATTAATATAGAAGATAAAGTAGAAATTTCTTACTCAAAGGAAAGTTTGAAAATTGTTCTTCCAGATGATAGGAATTATTATAATGTTCTAAGAGAAAAACTTAAATGGGGAGAAAACTTATGCTAA
- a CDS encoding DUF2156 domain-containing protein, which yields MWQKLTIESKSSIEEYTKNRFEICDLSFSNLLLWSIGENTEYEIENDVLTIRSVYMGDVYYYMPIPKNDTPKNIEKMKEKIREILKENVAIHYFTEYWYEKLKDDFNLQEKRDYEDYIYSYESLSTLKGRHYAKKKNRVSNFKKSYQFSYESISKDNINEVVAFQKKWYEIHSESSEEILKNENEGILNLLKNYEKLGLKGGFLKVNNQVIAYSLGEALTDKMILVHTEKALIDYIGSYQAINMIYLQKEWQGYELVNREDDFGDEGLREAKMSYKPLYLQKKYSIEKNI from the coding sequence ATGTGGCAAAAATTAACAATAGAATCTAAAAGTTCTATTGAAGAGTATACCAAGAATAGATTTGAAATTTGTGATTTAAGTTTTTCTAATTTATTATTATGGAGTATTGGAGAAAACACAGAATATGAAATAGAAAATGATGTTTTAACTATAAGAAGTGTCTACATGGGAGATGTATATTATTATATGCCTATCCCTAAAAATGATACTCCTAAAAATATAGAAAAGATGAAAGAAAAAATAAGAGAAATTTTAAAGGAGAATGTAGCTATACACTATTTCACAGAATATTGGTATGAAAAATTAAAAGATGATTTTAATTTACAAGAAAAGAGAGATTATGAAGACTATATTTATTCTTATGAAAGTCTATCAACTCTAAAAGGTAGGCATTATGCCAAAAAGAAAAATAGAGTATCTAATTTCAAAAAAAGTTATCAATTTTCTTATGAAAGCATAAGTAAAGATAATATCAATGAAGTGGTAGCTTTTCAAAAAAAATGGTATGAAATTCATTCAGAATCAAGTGAAGAAATTCTAAAAAATGAGAATGAAGGAATATTAAATCTTTTAAAAAATTATGAAAAACTAGGTTTAAAAGGTGGATTTTTAAAAGTAAATAATCAAGTTATTGCCTATAGTTTAGGAGAAGCTTTGACTGATAAAATGATATTAGTTCATACAGAGAAAGCTTTAATTGACTATATAGGAAGTTATCAAGCAATAAATATGATATATTTACAAAAAGAATGGCAAGGCTATGAGTTAGTAAATAGAGAAGATGATTTTGGTGATGAAGGTTTAAGAGAAGCTAAAATGTCTTATAAACCTCTTTATTTACAGAAGAAATATAGTATTGAGAAGAATATATAA
- the era gene encoding GTPase Era: MKAGFIAVVGRPNVGKSTLINKLVSEKVAIVSDKAGTTRDNIKGILNFKDNQYIFIDTPGIHKPQHLLGEYMTNIAVKILKDVDIILFLIDASKPIGTGDMFVMDRINENSKKPRILLVNKVDLISDEQKEEKIKEIEEKLGKFDKIIFASGMYSFGISQLLEALDPYLEDGVKYYPDDMYTDMSTYRIITEIVREKILLKTRDEIPHSVAIEIINVERKEGKKDKFDINIYVERDSQKGIIIGKDGKMLKEIGVEARKEIEELLGEKIYLGLWVKVKDDWRKKKPFLKELGYVEE, encoded by the coding sequence ATGAAAGCAGGATTTATAGCTGTTGTAGGTAGACCAAATGTTGGTAAATCAACTTTAATAAATAAACTTGTATCTGAAAAAGTTGCTATTGTTTCCGATAAAGCAGGAACAACAAGAGATAATATAAAAGGAATTTTAAATTTTAAAGATAATCAATACATTTTTATAGATACACCAGGAATACATAAACCACAACATCTTTTGGGTGAATATATGACTAATATTGCAGTTAAGATTTTAAAAGATGTAGACATTATACTTTTTTTAATTGATGCCTCTAAACCAATAGGAACTGGGGATATGTTTGTAATGGATCGAATAAATGAAAATTCTAAAAAGCCTAGAATTTTACTAGTGAACAAAGTTGATTTAATAAGTGATGAACAAAAGGAAGAAAAAATAAAAGAAATAGAAGAAAAGTTAGGGAAGTTTGATAAAATAATTTTTGCTTCAGGTATGTATTCTTTTGGTATAAGTCAATTATTAGAAGCATTAGATCCTTATTTAGAAGATGGAGTTAAATATTATCCTGATGATATGTACACAGATATGTCCACTTATAGAATAATAACAGAGATAGTTAGAGAAAAAATCTTATTGAAAACAAGAGATGAAATACCACATTCTGTTGCAATAGAAATAATAAATGTAGAAAGAAAAGAAGGGAAAAAAGATAAATTTGACATAAATATTTATGTTGAAAGAGATTCTCAAAAAGGTATTATCATTGGAAAAGATGGTAAGATGTTAAAAGAAATTGGAGTGGAAGCTAGAAAAGAGATAGAAGAATTATTAGGAGAGAAAATCTATTTAGGACTTTGGGTAAAAGTTAAAGATGATTGGAGAAAGAAAAAACCATTTTTAAAAGAACTGGGCTATGTTGAGGAATAA
- a CDS encoding Na/Pi cotransporter family protein, with translation MYLKIILQLIGGLGLFLYGMEHMSTSMQKIAGPKLKKILASLTNNRIFGILVGIIITALVQSSSVSTVMTIGFVNASLLTLKQALGVILGANIGTTITGWLLVLDIGKYGLPIVGLASILYMFMKKEKARTNLSAIIGVGLIFFGLQLMSQALSPLKDMSEFIDMFKMFEVDSYFGLLKVTAVGAIITALIQSSAATIGITIALATQGLIDYQAAVALVLGENVGTTITALLASLGAKPNAKRAAYAHTLINLIGVIWVTSIFRIYLHFLNHFVDPINHMGAAIAAAHTIFNISNVILLIPFVGLLDKFLLFVVKDTGEDEVRVTKLASLKMTLPSVIIEQTKIEVNSMVDIIEDAFLKLEESLKEKDKIAKYNDSIIEAEDKLDLYEKEIYDSNFSLLSKSLSKELIEDTRMNLLACDEYETIGDYQNRIANRLFMLYENSIDLDEVRAKMAFKLHSLAVELFNDISRAVRTNEKELYPIGMKKYQALKTYYKEVKREHFSRAENIPARLNTGYLDIINYYKRIADHIYNIIEYVMKI, from the coding sequence ATGTATTTAAAAATTATATTACAACTTATTGGTGGTTTAGGATTGTTTCTATATGGTATGGAACATATGTCAACAAGTATGCAAAAAATTGCAGGACCAAAGCTAAAAAAGATTTTAGCTTCTTTAACTAACAATAGAATTTTTGGTATTTTAGTTGGAATTATTATAACAGCTTTAGTACAATCATCTTCTGTTAGTACAGTTATGACTATTGGTTTTGTAAATGCTTCTCTTTTAACTTTAAAACAAGCATTAGGAGTTATTTTAGGAGCTAACATAGGAACAACTATAACTGGTTGGTTATTAGTATTAGATATAGGTAAATATGGACTTCCTATAGTTGGACTAGCTTCAATTTTATATATGTTTATGAAAAAAGAAAAAGCTAGAACAAATTTAAGTGCAATAATAGGAGTGGGCTTAATATTTTTTGGTTTACAACTTATGAGCCAGGCACTTAGTCCTTTAAAAGATATGTCAGAGTTTATTGACATGTTTAAGATGTTTGAAGTTGACTCATATTTTGGATTACTTAAAGTAACTGCAGTTGGAGCAATTATAACAGCTTTAATTCAATCCTCAGCAGCCACTATTGGAATAACAATAGCACTTGCAACACAAGGACTTATTGATTATCAAGCAGCAGTTGCATTAGTTTTAGGAGAAAATGTTGGAACAACAATAACAGCTTTACTAGCTTCATTAGGAGCAAAACCAAATGCAAAAAGAGCAGCTTATGCACATACATTAATTAATTTAATAGGTGTTATTTGGGTAACTTCCATATTTAGAATCTACTTACATTTTTTGAATCATTTTGTTGATCCAATAAATCATATGGGAGCAGCAATAGCAGCAGCACATACAATTTTTAATATAAGTAATGTGATTCTATTGATTCCTTTTGTTGGACTATTAGATAAATTCCTATTATTTGTAGTAAAAGATACAGGTGAAGATGAGGTGAGAGTCACTAAATTGGCTTCATTAAAAATGACTTTACCTAGTGTAATAATTGAACAAACTAAAATAGAAGTAAATTCTATGGTTGATATAATAGAAGATGCATTTTTGAAACTAGAAGAATCGTTGAAAGAAAAAGATAAAATTGCTAAATATAATGATAGTATAATTGAAGCAGAAGATAAACTTGATTTATATGAAAAAGAAATTTATGATTCAAACTTCTCTTTATTGAGTAAATCTTTAAGTAAAGAATTAATAGAAGATACCAGAATGAATTTATTAGCTTGTGATGAATATGAAACTATTGGTGACTATCAAAATAGAATAGCAAATAGGCTTTTTATGCTTTATGAAAACTCTATTGACCTTGATGAAGTAAGGGCAAAAATGGCTTTTAAACTTCATTCACTTGCAGTTGAACTCTTTAATGATATAAGTAGAGCAGTTAGAACAAATGAAAAAGAACTATATCCAATAGGTATGAAAAAATATCAAGCTTTAAAAACTTACTATAAGGAAGTAAAAAGAGAACATTTTTCTAGAGCTGAAAATATACCAGCAAGATTAAATACTGGTTATTTAGATATAATCAATTACTATAAAAGAATTGCAGACCATATTTATAATATTATTGAATATGTAATGAAAATATAA
- the recN gene encoding DNA repair protein RecN has translation MGRKLMLRELKIENLAIIDELDIEFEKGFIVLTGETGAGKSIILSGINLLIGEKASVDMIRDGEENLVAQGVFDVDEEQKKKLEAMGIDIDGDEIIIRRSYSRSGKARAFINNVRITLTDLKEIASTLVDIVGQHSHQMLLNKNNHIKLLDSFLNKDEKDIKENLASLLYQYREIDSKIEDIEREKRETLEKKEFYEYQLEEIEKLKLKDGEDELLEVEYKRVFNAEKIREKVYESLEYLKNDDDSALSLITNSIRNIEYLGKYDERYTELAKRIENAYYELEDCANEIEDISKGIDVTENDLDKIASRMNTLKRIKEKYKRTLPELIEYREDLKEKLSDIDSGDFKTKELKKELNKIKDEYDKIAEKLTNSRKEIAVKIENELLNELKFLNMEDAKLKVQINKLERMTNEGYDDVEFFISTNVGQDLKPLNKIASGGEVSRVMLALKVIFSKVDNIPILIFDEIDTGIGGETVRKIALKLKEIGDNTQIISITHSAVIASKASQQFYIEKYVENSKTISRVKKLSAEERIKEIGRMLVGEKINNEVLEIANKMLNEV, from the coding sequence ATGGGGAGAAAACTTATGCTAAGAGAACTAAAAATAGAAAATTTAGCTATTATAGATGAATTAGATATTGAGTTTGAAAAAGGTTTTATAGTTTTGACAGGTGAAACTGGTGCAGGAAAATCTATAATATTGAGTGGCATTAATCTTCTTATAGGAGAAAAAGCTAGTGTAGATATGATTAGAGATGGAGAAGAAAATCTTGTTGCACAAGGTGTTTTTGATGTTGATGAAGAACAAAAGAAAAAATTGGAAGCTATGGGTATAGATATAGATGGAGATGAAATTATTATAAGAAGGTCTTATAGTAGAAGTGGTAAGGCAAGGGCTTTTATAAATAATGTCAGAATAACTTTAACAGATTTAAAGGAAATAGCTTCAACTCTTGTGGATATTGTGGGGCAACATTCTCATCAAATGTTACTTAATAAGAATAATCATATAAAACTTTTAGATAGTTTTCTTAATAAAGATGAAAAAGATATAAAGGAAAATCTAGCCAGTCTTTTATATCAATATAGAGAAATTGATAGTAAAATTGAAGATATTGAAAGAGAGAAAAGAGAAACCTTAGAGAAAAAAGAATTTTATGAGTATCAACTTGAAGAAATAGAAAAATTAAAATTAAAAGATGGAGAAGATGAACTTTTAGAAGTTGAATATAAAAGAGTATTCAATGCAGAAAAAATTAGGGAAAAAGTTTATGAGAGCCTAGAATACTTAAAAAATGATGATGATTCTGCTTTAAGTTTGATAACAAATTCAATAAGAAATATAGAATATCTTGGAAAATATGATGAAAGATACACAGAATTAGCCAAAAGGATTGAAAATGCTTATTATGAGTTAGAGGATTGTGCTAATGAAATTGAAGATATTTCTAAGGGAATAGATGTTACAGAAAATGATTTGGATAAGATTGCTAGTAGAATGAATACTTTAAAAAGAATTAAAGAGAAATATAAGAGAACTCTACCAGAGCTTATAGAATATAGAGAAGATTTAAAAGAAAAATTATCTGATATAGATAGTGGAGATTTTAAAACTAAGGAGTTAAAAAAAGAACTTAATAAAATTAAAGATGAATATGATAAAATAGCCGAAAAATTAACTAATTCAAGAAAAGAAATAGCAGTAAAAATAGAAAATGAGCTATTAAATGAATTGAAATTCTTAAATATGGAAGATGCCAAATTAAAAGTTCAAATAAATAAATTAGAAAGAATGACAAATGAAGGTTATGATGATGTTGAATTCTTTATTTCAACTAATGTGGGACAAGATTTAAAACCTCTAAACAAAATAGCTTCTGGTGGAGAAGTTAGTCGTGTTATGCTTGCACTTAAAGTTATTTTTTCAAAGGTTGATAATATACCAATTTTAATTTTTGATGAAATTGATACAGGTATAGGTGGTGAAACAGTTAGAAAAATAGCTTTAAAACTTAAAGAAATTGGAGATAATACTCAAATTATTTCAATTACCCACTCAGCAGTGATAGCTTCTAAGGCATCTCAACAATTCTATATAGAAAAATATGTAGAAAATTCTAAGACTATCAGTAGGGTTAAGAAATTATCTGCTGAGGAAAGAATAAAAGAAATTGGAAGAATGCTAGTTGGGGAAAAAATTAATAATGAGGTTTTAGAAATAGCAAATAAAATGTTAAATGAGGTATAA
- the pepV gene encoding dipeptidase PepV, producing the protein MDLKEKILDYKDEVVKEIQNAVRVKSVKEAPLPGMPFGEGPAKALDHFMDLAKKLGFKAEKFDNYAMHIDMGEGKETLGILAHVDVVPEGDNWTYPPYSGTIADGKIFGRGTLDDKGPAIISLFAMKAIADSGVKLNKKIRMILGADEESGSACLKYYFGELKMPYPDIAFTPDSSFPVTYAEKGSVRVKIKKKFNTLQDLVIKGGNAFNSVPNEANGVIPVDMLGEVRNKNKVEFEREGNTYKVFSAGIPAHGAYPSKGYNAVSALFEVLKDIEVKNEELKGLVTFFDKFVKMETDGKSFGVKCTDGETGELTLNLGKINLENNELEIWIDMRIPVKVKNEQIIETIKENTEDYGYEFLLHSNTQPLYVAKDSFLVSTLMNIYKELTGDNDAEPVAIGGGTYAKYAKNAVAFGALLPDQEDRMHQRDEYLEISKIDKLLQIYVEAIYRLAK; encoded by the coding sequence ATGGATTTAAAAGAAAAAATTTTAGATTACAAAGATGAGGTTGTAAAAGAAATTCAGAATGCAGTTAGAGTAAAAAGTGTTAAAGAAGCACCATTACCTGGAATGCCTTTTGGAGAAGGACCAGCAAAAGCACTTGATCATTTTATGGACCTAGCTAAAAAATTAGGATTTAAAGCAGAAAAATTTGATAATTATGCAATGCATATAGATATGGGAGAAGGGAAAGAAACATTAGGAATACTTGCTCATGTTGATGTAGTTCCAGAAGGTGACAACTGGACTTATCCTCCTTATTCAGGAACAATAGCAGACGGAAAAATCTTTGGTAGAGGGACATTAGATGATAAAGGACCTGCTATAATTTCATTATTTGCTATGAAAGCAATAGCAGATTCAGGGGTAAAATTAAATAAAAAAATTAGAATGATATTAGGAGCGGATGAAGAAAGCGGAAGTGCTTGTTTAAAATATTATTTTGGAGAATTAAAAATGCCTTATCCTGATATTGCATTTACACCAGATTCAAGTTTCCCTGTAACTTATGCAGAAAAAGGTAGTGTAAGAGTTAAAATAAAGAAAAAATTTAATACTTTACAAGATTTAGTAATAAAAGGTGGAAATGCTTTTAACTCTGTTCCAAATGAAGCTAATGGAGTAATTCCTGTTGATATGCTTGGGGAAGTTAGAAACAAAAATAAAGTTGAATTTGAAAGAGAAGGAAATACATATAAAGTATTTTCAGCAGGTATCCCAGCACATGGAGCATATCCAAGCAAAGGATACAATGCAGTATCAGCATTATTTGAAGTTTTAAAAGATATTGAAGTTAAAAATGAAGAATTAAAAGGTTTAGTTACATTCTTTGATAAATTTGTAAAGATGGAAACTGATGGTAAATCTTTTGGAGTTAAATGTACAGATGGAGAAACAGGGGAATTAACTTTAAATTTAGGAAAAATAAATTTAGAAAATAATGAACTTGAAATCTGGATAGATATGAGAATTCCTGTTAAAGTTAAAAATGAACAAATAATAGAAACTATTAAGGAAAATACTGAAGACTATGGATATGAATTTTTATTACATTCAAATACTCAACCTTTATATGTTGCAAAAGATAGTTTCTTGGTTTCAACTTTAATGAATATCTATAAAGAATTGACAGGAGATAATGATGCAGAGCCAGTAGCAATAGGTGGAGGAACTTATGCTAAATATGCAAAAAATGCTGTTGCATTCGGAGCTTTACTTCCAGATCAAGAAGACAGAATGCACCAAAGAGATGAGTATTTAGAAATATCAAAGATAGATAAACTTCTTCAAATATATGTTGAAGCAATTTATAGATTAGCAAAATAG